The following proteins are co-located in the Aquarana catesbeiana isolate 2022-GZ linkage group LG02, ASM4218655v1, whole genome shotgun sequence genome:
- the LOC141128245 gene encoding gap junction beta-5 protein-like, whose amino-acid sequence MNWGVFQGLLSGASHFSTGFGRIWLSVVFVFRLLVYVVAAERVWSDEQGDFDCNTKQPGCTNVCYDHYFPVSHIRLWALQLILVTCPSLLVIMHVAYREDRERKHREKQGENSGRLYTDIGKKRGGLWWTYLISLIAKALVDASFLYIFHRIYKDYSLPRLVKCTLNPCPNIVDCFISRPTEKNIFTLFMVITTIICILLNLCEIGYLVTKRCRECAIQRHLKSQPTHVIAYLQKQEMFHANNKLNEELDQLNPCDRVMPPETRLK is encoded by the coding sequence ATGAATTGGGGCGTCTTTCAAGGTCTTCTGAGTGGAGCAAGCCATTTCTCAACAGGCTTTGGACGCATTTGGCTATCTGTGGTCTTTGTCTTCCGCTTGTTGGTTTATGTGGTAGCAGCTGAAAGGGTTTGGAGTGATGAACAAGGCGACTTTGACTGTAACACAAAACAGCCTGGATGCACCAATGTCTGCTATGATCATTACTTTCCAGTGTCCCACATCAGACTCTGGGCTCTGCAGCTTATTTTGGTCACCTGTCCATCTCTTCTCGTTATTATGCATGTGGCCTACCGGGAAGATCGTGAAAGGAAACACAGGGAAAAGCAAGGAGAGAACTCTGGACGGCTGTATACAGACATCGGAAAGAAGCGGGGAGGTTTATGGTGGACCTATCTCATCAGCCTTATAGCCAAAGCTTTGGTGGATGCATCGTTTCTCTACATCTTTCATCGTATTTATAAGGACTATTCATTGCCAAGACTTGTCAAGTGTACTTTGAATCCTTGTCCCAATATTGTTGACTGCTTTATATCAAGACctactgaaaaaaatattttcacattgtTTATGGTGATCACAACAATAATCTGTATTTTGCTTAATCTGTGCGAGATAGGATATCTAGTGACTAAGAGGTGTCGTGAATGTGCGATTCAAAGACATCTCAAGAGTCAGCCGACTCACGTCATTGCATATCTTCAGAAGCAAGAGATGTTTCATGCTAACAACAAGCTCAATGAGGAACTTGACCAGCTGAATCCCTGTGATCGTGTCATGCCACCAGAAACTAGATTGAAATAA